A stretch of the Macaca mulatta isolate MMU2019108-1 chromosome 16, T2T-MMU8v2.0, whole genome shotgun sequence genome encodes the following:
- the KRT9 gene encoding keratin, type I cytoskeletal 9, with amino-acid sequence MSCRQFSSSYLSRSGGGGGGGVGSGGSIRSSYSRFSSSGGGGGGGRFSSSSGYGGGSSRVCGRGGGGSFGYSYGGGSGGGFSASSLGGGFGGGSRGFGGASGGGYGSSGGFGGGFGGGSGGGFGGSYGGGFGGGYGGGFGGFGGGAGGGDGGILTTNEKSAMQELNTRLASYLDKVQALEEANNDLENKIQDWYDKKGPAATRKNYSSYYNTIDDLKDQIVDLTVGNNKTLVDIDNTRMTLDDFRIKFEMEQNLRQGVDADINGLRQVLDNLTMEKSDLEMQYETLQEELMALKKNHKEEMSQLTGQNSGDVNVEINVAPGKDLTKTLNDMRQEYEQLIAKNRKDIENQYETQITQIENEVSSSGQEVQSSAKEVTQLRHGVQELEIELQSQLSKKAALEKSLEDTKNRYCGQLQMIQEQISNLEAQITEVRQEIECQNQEYSLLLSIKMRLEQEIQTYRNLLEGGQEDFESSGAGKIGLGGGQGGRGGSGGSYGRGSRGGSGGSYGGGSGSGGGYGGGSGGGHSGGSGGGHSGGSGGNYGGGSGSGGGSGGGYGGGSGSRGGSGGSHGGGSGFGGESGGSYGGGEEGSGSGGGYGGGSGKSSHSQSSSSKSGDQDETKGFLSRY; translated from the exons ATGAGCTGCAGACAGTTCTCCTCGTCCTACTTGAGCCGCAGTGGCGGGGGTGGCGGGGGCGGCGTGGGCAGCGGGGGCAGCATAAGGTCTTCCTACAGCCGCTTCAGCTCCTCAGGGGGCGGTGGAGGAGGGGGCCGATTCAGCTCTTCCAGTGGCTATGGAGGGGGAAGCTCTCGTGTCTGTGGGAGGGGAGGTGGCGGCAGTTTTGGCTACAGCTACGGCGGAGGATCTGGGGGTGGTTTTAGTGCCAGTAGTTTAGGTGGTGGCTTTGGGGGTGGTTCCAGAGGTTTTGGTGGTGCTTCTGGAGGAGGCTATGGTAGTTCTGGGGGTTTTGGAGGTGGCTTTGGTGGTGGTTCTGGAGGTGGCTTTGGTGGTAGCTATGGGGGTGGGTTTGGTGGTGGCTATGGGGGTGGGTTTGGGGGCTTTGGAGGTGGTGCTGGAGGCGGTGATGGTGGTATTCTGACTACTAATGAGAAGAGCGCCATGCAGGAACTCAATACTCGGCTGGCCTCTTACTTGGATAAGGTACAGGCTCTAGAGGAGGCCAACAATGACCTGGAGAATAAGATCCAGGATTGGTATGACAAGAAGGGCCCTGCTGCAACCCGGAAGAACTACTCCTCTTACTACAACACTATTGATGATCTCAAGGACCAG attgtggACCTGACAGTGGGCAACAACAAAACTCTTGTGGACATCGACAACACTCGCATGACACTAGATGACTTCAGGATAAA GTTCGAGATGGAGCAAAACCTGCGGCAAGGAGTGGATGCTGACATCAATGGCCTGCGGCAGGTGCTGGACAATCTGACCATGGAGAAGTCTGACCTGGAGATGCAGTATGAGACTCTGCAGGAGGAGCTGATGGCCCTCAAGAAGAATCATAAGGAG GAGATGAGTCAGCTGACTGGGCAGAACAGTGGAGATGTCAATGTGGAGATAAACGTTGCTCCTGGCAAAGATCTCACCAAGACCCTCAATGACATGCGTCAGGAGTATGAGCAGCTCATTGCTAAGAACAGAAAGGACATCGAGAATCAATATGAGACTCAG ATAACCCAGATCGAGAATGAGGTATCCAGTAGTGGTCAGGAGGTGCAGTCCAGTGCCAAGGAGGTGACCCAGCTCCGGCACGgtgtccaggagttggagattgaGCTGCAGTCTCAGCTCAGCAAG AAAGCAGCCCTGGAGAAGAGCTTGGAAGACACGAAGAACCGCTACTGTGGCCAGCTGCAGATGATCCAGGAGCAGATCAGTAACTTGGAGGCCCAGATCACTGAAGTCCGGCAAGAGATCGAGTGCCAGAATCAGGAATACAGCCTTCTGCTCAGCATTAAGATGCGGCTGGAGCAAGAAATCCAGACCTACCGCAACCTCCTTGAGGGAGGCCAGGAAGACTT tgAATCCTCCGGAGCTGGAAAAATTGGTCTTGGAGGTGGCCAAGGAGGTcgaggaggaagtggaggaagTTATGGAAGAGGTTCCAGGGGAGGAAGTGGAGGCAGCTATGGTGGAGGAAGTGGTTCTGGAGGTGGCTATGGTGGAGGAAGTGGAGGTGGCCATAGCGGAGGAAGTGGAGGTGGCCATAGTGGAGGAAGTGGGGGCAACTATGGAGGAGGAAGTGGCTctggaggaggaagtgggggTGGCTATGGTGGAGGAAGTGGGTCCAGGGGAGGAAGTGGAGGCAGCCATGGTGGAGGAAGTGGTTTTGGAGGTGAAAGTGGAGGCAGCTACGGAGGTGGTGAAGAAGGGAGTGGAAGTGGTGGCGGCTATGGAGGAGGAAGCGGAAAATCATCCCATTCCCAGTCTTCTTCCTCAAAATCTGGTGACCAAGATGAGACAAAAG GCTTCCTTTCGCGATACTAG